In one window of Musa acuminata AAA Group cultivar baxijiao chromosome BXJ3-2, Cavendish_Baxijiao_AAA, whole genome shotgun sequence DNA:
- the LOC135630820 gene encoding uncharacterized protein LOC135630820: protein MKPSCGSVNGFYAFVAHGVDDLGRCLTSTNFMSVTFLQRCVALLRSVHSQFMSLVQKLHLPPGEKWFDEYMDESARVWDACHVLELGLASIESYCATGADMISILERHRSNPQLVRQAMRAISVCRRAAAGMQEENRVLTETRIEALSLRTGEKIPSESKLNGFNGFRGVLHAMRNVSSFLLMVLLWGLVHWWPCCSSSQAAADSSSSSSFEPTYMLSIARLQQRVVGEIEGMGGRRQGVLLYEFRRARAATEELREGPGDGREMEESLKLWFGLLRSGTDSIAGQLDDFLDEIVEGRKKLVDLCSHM, encoded by the exons ATGAAGCCCTCTTGTGGCTCCGTCAACGGTTTCTACGCCTTCGTCGCCCATGGCGTCGATGACCTTGGTCGCTGTCTTACGTCGACCAACTTTATGTCGGTCACGTTCCTGCAGCGCTGCGTCGCGCTGCTTCGGTCCGTCCACTCGCAGTTCATGAGCCTGGTCCAGAAGCTCCATCTGCCTCCCGGTGAAAAGTGGTTCGACGAGTACATGGACGAGAGCGCCCGCGTGTGGGACGCGTGCCATGTCCTCGAGCTCGGCCTCGCCAGCATCGAGAGCTACTGCGCCACCGGAGCCGACATGATCTCCATCCTCGAACGACACCGCAGCAATCCTCAACTCGTTCGACAG GCAATGCGAGCAATCTCCGTGTGTCGAAGAGCAGCGGCGGGCATGCAAGAGGAGAACAGAGTGCTAACGGAGACGAGGATTGAGGCGCTGTCGCTCCGGACCGGCGAGAAGATTCCGTCGGAATCGAAGCTGAACGGGTTCAATGGGTTCAGGGGAGTGTTGCATGCAATGAGGAACGTGAGCTCCTTCCTCTTGATGGTCCTGCTCTGGGGACTGGTGCACTGGTGGCCATGCTGCAGCTCGAGCCAAGCGGCCGcggactcctcctcctcctcctccttcgagcCGACATACATGCTGTCGATCGCAAGGCTGCAGCAGAGGGTGGTGGGGGAGATCGAGGGGATGGGAGGCAGGCGGCAGGGGGTTCTGCTGTACGAGTTCCGCCGGGCGAGGGCCGCCACAGAGGAGTTGAGGGAGGGGCCCGGAGACGGGAGAGAGATGGAGGAGAGCCTGAAGCTGTGGTTCGGGCTGCTGAGGTCCGGCACTGACAGCATCGCCGGGCAGCTGGATGACTTCTTGGATGAGATCGTGGAGGGGAGGAAGAAGCTGGTGGACTTGTGCAGTCACATGTAG
- the LOC103976553 gene encoding uncharacterized protein LOC103976553, with product MKIAWKNKAAGGRGKKRSLPSSVDLNPSLPFDRGEDDPPAAAAGSEAGRTNPDSGQETPTDDHHIKNIADSFRCQGNQLAEDGKYHEALGKWEAALTLEPKNAVLHEQKAQVLLELGDSWNALKAATQATELQPSWFEAWLTLGRAQLNFGEPDSAIESFDRALKIKPDHEDAQADRVTAHRLVKKRRQLEASGLKVADSRYKVGDKVESC from the exons ATGAAGATAGCATGGAAGAACAAAGCTGCTGGGGGACGAGGCAAGAAGCGGTCGCTTCCTTCCTCCGTCGACCTCAATCCCAGCCTCCCTTTCGACAGGGGAGAGGACGACCCCCCCGCCGCCGCTGCGGGATCCGAAGCAGGGAGAACGAACCCTGACAGTGGCCAAGAAACCCCAACCGACGACCATCACATCAAGAATATCGCCGATTCCTTCCGTTGTCAGGGGAATCAGCTGGCCGAG GATGGAAAGTACCATGAAGCTTTAGGGAAGTGGGAGGCTGCACTGACATTGGAACCAAAAAATGCTGTGCTCCATGAACAAAAGGCACAGGTTTTACTTGAACTAGGTGACTCATGGAATGCCTTAAAAGCAGCCACTC AAGCTACAGAGCTGCAACCCTCATGGTTTGAG GCTTGGCTTACGCTTGGTAGAGCACAGCTAAACTTTGGAGAACCTGATTCAGCAATTGAAAGTTTTGACAGGGCTCTAAAAATTAAG CCGGACCATGAAGATGCACAGGCCGACCGCGTTACTGCACATCGTCTAGTGAAGAAGCGCAGACAATTGGAGGCATCAGGTTTGAAGGTTGCCGATAGTCGTTATAAGGTTGGAGATAAAGTTGAATCATGCTAA